A single Pseudomonas sp. MM223 DNA region contains:
- the gbuA_1 gene encoding Guanidinobutyrase (*Name gbuA_1): protein MAKHGYESGRLNLPFVGHCTFAKAPVCTDWEAIDADVAILGAPNDMGTQWRSGARFGPRGIREASTLFSFGHAGAYDFEDDATYLTEDQVRMVDVGDADIVHTDMASSNANIESAVRQILAAGAMPVVLGGDHSVHAPVIKAFEGHGPIHIVHFDAHLDFVDERHGVRYGHGSPLRRASELDHIVGMTQMGIRNVSSSNRDDYDAAREAGSQILSVRDVRRLGCEGVLAKIPEGRNYYITIDIDGFDPSIAPGTGTPSHGGFLYYEVLEIIQALAKRSHGRIVGMDLVEVAPAYDPTGMTSILAAQLLMNSIGFIFHARAKAR from the coding sequence ATGGCAAAACACGGTTACGAGTCCGGCCGCCTGAACCTGCCCTTCGTGGGCCATTGCACGTTCGCCAAGGCGCCGGTGTGCACCGACTGGGAGGCGATCGACGCCGACGTGGCGATTTTAGGCGCACCCAACGATATGGGCACCCAGTGGCGTTCAGGGGCGCGCTTCGGGCCGCGTGGCATTCGCGAGGCATCGACGCTGTTCTCCTTCGGCCATGCCGGTGCCTACGACTTCGAAGATGACGCCACCTACCTGACTGAAGACCAGGTGCGCATGGTGGATGTGGGCGATGCCGACATCGTGCACACCGACATGGCCAGCAGCAACGCCAACATCGAGTCCGCCGTAAGGCAGATCCTTGCAGCTGGCGCCATGCCGGTGGTACTGGGCGGTGACCATTCGGTGCATGCCCCGGTGATCAAGGCCTTCGAAGGCCATGGGCCAATCCACATCGTGCATTTCGATGCCCACCTGGATTTTGTCGACGAGCGCCATGGCGTGCGTTACGGCCACGGCAGCCCGCTGCGCCGCGCCTCGGAGCTGGACCACATCGTCGGCATGACCCAGATGGGCATCCGCAACGTGTCCTCATCCAACCGCGACGACTACGATGCCGCTCGCGAAGCGGGTTCGCAGATTCTTTCGGTACGTGACGTACGCCGACTGGGCTGCGAGGGCGTGCTGGCGAAAATCCCCGAAGGCCGCAACTACTACATCACCATCGACATCGACGGCTTCGACCCGTCCATCGCCCCGGGCACTGGCACGCCGAGCCATGGCGGATTCTTGTACTACGAAGTGCTGGAGATCATCCAGGCCCTGGCCAAGCGCAGCCACGGCCGCATCGTCGGCATGGACCTGGTCGAAGTGGCCCCGGCCTACGACCCCACTGGCATGACCTCGATCCTTGCCGCTCAACTGCTGATGAACAGCATCGGCTTCATCTTCCACGCGCGCGCCAAAGCCCGCTGA
- the gcvH_2 gene encoding Glycine cleavage system H protein (*Name gcvH_2): MSTLRFTPEHEWLRLEASGELTVGITSYAQQALGDVVFVQLPEPGEYGEGNEVAVLESVKAASNITMPVKGTVVAVNQALADDPELINASPMQDGWFFRIQASNPADLDTLMDQDGYDRFLADNA, from the coding sequence ATGAGCACTCTGCGTTTTACGCCCGAACACGAATGGCTGCGCCTGGAAGCGTCCGGCGAACTGACCGTCGGCATCACCAGCTATGCCCAGCAGGCCCTGGGTGATGTGGTGTTCGTGCAACTGCCGGAGCCTGGCGAGTACGGAGAAGGCAATGAAGTGGCGGTGCTCGAGTCGGTAAAGGCCGCCAGCAACATCACCATGCCCGTGAAAGGCACAGTGGTGGCAGTCAACCAGGCGCTGGCCGACGACCCTGAGCTGATCAACGCCTCGCCGATGCAGGACGGCTGGTTCTTCCGTATCCAGGCCAGCAACCCTGCCGACCTCGACACGCTGATGGACCAGGACGGCTACGACCGCTTCCTGGCCGACAACGCCTGA
- the tyrR_2 gene encoding Transcriptional regulatory protein TyrR (*Name tyrR_2) encodes MRIHVNFVDRVGITQEILSLLGARNLNLDAVEMIPPNVYIDAPTLSPVVLDELYAALLGVDGVQEVALVDFLPGHRRRLQLEALLAAMSDPVLAVDPAGHVLLANPTLVSLVGHEPAGEPLSKLFAEPNLAQNLIDKGFRLPMCEVSFQDQSLLLEATPISGGAEGLVGGLLTLYPPSRIGERLASLLHDSGEGLGALLGESTVLQALKARLHKVASLEAPLLIQGETGTGKELVARACHALSARRDTSFLALNCAALPESLAESELFGYAAGAFTGAQRGGKPGLLELADGGTVFLDEVGEMSPYLQAKLLRFLNDGSFRRVGGGNEVRVNVRVVCATHRNLESMVMEGSFREDLYYRLNVLNLKVPPLRERGKDILLLADHFLRQACAQIQRSPCRLALATHPLLLGNRWSGNVRQLQNVIFRAAAICEGEVIDCDDLELAGTALSSQQAEGVEVVSLEAAVQAFEKALLEKLYESYPSTRQLAVRLQTSHTAIGQRLRKYGIASRVS; translated from the coding sequence ATGAGAATTCACGTCAACTTTGTCGACCGTGTCGGCATCACTCAGGAAATCCTGTCGCTGCTTGGGGCGCGCAACCTCAACCTGGACGCGGTGGAAATGATACCGCCCAACGTCTACATCGATGCCCCGACGTTATCCCCCGTAGTGCTGGATGAGCTGTATGCCGCCCTGTTGGGCGTGGACGGTGTGCAGGAGGTGGCGCTGGTCGACTTCTTGCCTGGCCACCGCCGGCGCTTGCAGTTGGAGGCCTTGCTGGCGGCCATGAGTGACCCGGTACTGGCAGTTGATCCCGCTGGCCATGTGCTGTTGGCCAACCCGACGCTGGTCAGCCTGGTGGGCCACGAGCCGGCAGGCGAGCCGTTGAGCAAGCTGTTTGCCGAGCCGAACCTGGCCCAGAACCTGATCGACAAGGGCTTTCGGCTGCCCATGTGCGAGGTGAGCTTCCAGGACCAGTCCCTGCTGCTGGAGGCTACGCCCATCAGCGGCGGCGCCGAAGGCCTGGTGGGTGGCTTGCTGACCCTGTACCCACCCAGCCGCATCGGCGAGCGCCTGGCCTCGCTGCTGCATGACAGCGGCGAGGGGCTGGGGGCGTTGCTGGGGGAGTCGACAGTATTGCAGGCCCTCAAGGCGCGGTTGCACAAAGTGGCGAGCCTGGAGGCGCCGTTGCTGATCCAGGGCGAGACCGGCACCGGCAAGGAACTGGTGGCCCGCGCCTGCCATGCGCTCAGTGCCCGACGCGACACGTCCTTCCTGGCGCTGAACTGTGCGGCACTGCCCGAAAGCCTGGCCGAAAGCGAGCTGTTCGGCTACGCCGCGGGTGCCTTTACCGGCGCCCAGCGCGGTGGCAAGCCGGGGCTGTTGGAGTTGGCCGATGGCGGTACGGTGTTTCTCGATGAAGTGGGCGAGATGTCGCCCTACCTGCAGGCCAAGCTGCTGCGCTTTCTCAATGACGGCAGTTTTCGCCGGGTGGGGGGCGGCAACGAGGTGCGGGTGAATGTGCGGGTGGTCTGCGCCACCCACCGCAACCTGGAAAGCATGGTGATGGAGGGCAGCTTTCGCGAAGACCTCTACTACCGGCTCAACGTGCTCAACCTGAAAGTGCCGCCGCTGCGCGAGCGCGGCAAGGACATTCTGCTGCTGGCCGACCACTTTCTGCGTCAGGCCTGTGCGCAGATACAGCGCTCGCCCTGCCGCCTGGCGTTGGCCACCCATCCGCTGCTGCTGGGCAATCGCTGGTCAGGCAATGTGCGCCAGTTGCAGAACGTGATTTTCCGTGCAGCGGCGATCTGCGAAGGGGAGGTGATCGACTGCGATGACCTGGAGTTGGCCGGCACCGCGTTGAGTAGCCAGCAAGCCGAAGGCGTGGAAGTCGTCAGCCTGGAAGCGGCCGTGCAGGCCTTTGAAAAGGCCTTGCTGGAAAAGCTCTACGAGAGCTACCCCTCAACCCGGCAACTGGCCGTTCGCCTGCAAACTTCCCACACGGCCATTGGCCAACGCCTGCGCAAGTACGGTATCGCCAGCCGGGTTTCGTAG
- the cycA_3 gene encoding D-serine/D-alanine/glycine transporter (*Name cycA_3): MNNLPHGHCPPEGDAHELKRNLSNRHIQLIAIGGAIGTGLFMGSGKTISLAGPSIIFVYMIIGFMLFFVMRAMGELLLSNLQYKSFIDFAADLLGPWAGFFTGWTYWFCWIVTGIADVIAISAYTQFWFPDMPLWIPALTCVGLLLTLNLMTVKMFGEMEFWFAMIKIVAICALVCTGFYMVAAAYQSPAGHAAALANLWNDGGMFPHGAMGFFAGFQIAVFAFVGIELVGTTAAETKNPERNLPRAINSIPVRIIVFYVLALIAIMAVTPWREVVANKSPFVELFVLAGLPAAAGIINFVVLTSAMSSANSGVFSTSRMLYGLAVDGDAPGKFGALSRRAVPSNGLIFSCVCLTGGALVIYLVPNMLDAFTLITTVSALLFMFVWSIILLSYLAYRKQRDPLHQASKYKMPGGIVMCWVCLAFFAFVLALLALEADTRMALYLVPVWFAVLGLAYRSIRQKKQATAQLSFDAD; the protein is encoded by the coding sequence ATGAATAACTTGCCGCACGGCCACTGCCCGCCTGAAGGTGACGCACACGAACTCAAACGCAACCTGTCCAACCGCCATATCCAGCTGATCGCCATCGGCGGTGCCATCGGCACCGGCCTGTTCATGGGCTCTGGCAAGACCATCAGCCTGGCTGGGCCTTCCATCATCTTTGTCTACATGATCATCGGCTTCATGCTGTTCTTCGTCATGCGGGCAATGGGCGAGCTGTTGCTTTCCAACTTGCAATACAAGTCGTTCATCGACTTTGCTGCCGACCTGCTGGGGCCGTGGGCGGGGTTCTTTACCGGCTGGACCTACTGGTTCTGCTGGATTGTCACTGGCATTGCCGATGTAATTGCCATTTCTGCTTATACACAGTTCTGGTTCCCGGATATGCCATTGTGGATACCGGCACTGACCTGCGTCGGGCTGTTGCTCACACTGAACCTGATGACGGTCAAGATGTTTGGTGAAATGGAGTTCTGGTTCGCCATGATCAAGATCGTGGCCATTTGCGCCTTGGTCTGCACCGGCTTCTACATGGTGGCGGCGGCTTACCAATCGCCGGCCGGCCATGCTGCGGCGTTGGCCAACCTGTGGAACGACGGCGGGATGTTCCCCCACGGCGCCATGGGCTTTTTCGCGGGCTTTCAGATTGCCGTGTTTGCCTTCGTCGGTATCGAGCTGGTGGGCACCACCGCGGCCGAAACCAAGAACCCGGAGCGCAACCTGCCGCGGGCGATCAACTCGATTCCGGTGCGCATCATCGTTTTCTATGTGCTGGCGCTGATCGCCATCATGGCCGTTACCCCGTGGCGTGAAGTGGTGGCCAACAAGAGCCCCTTCGTCGAACTGTTCGTGCTGGCCGGCTTGCCGGCAGCCGCAGGCATCATCAACTTCGTGGTACTGACCTCGGCCATGTCGTCGGCCAACAGCGGCGTGTTCTCGACCAGCCGTATGCTGTATGGCCTGGCGGTGGACGGTGATGCGCCCGGCAAGTTCGGCGCGCTGTCTCGCCGCGCCGTGCCCTCCAATGGCCTGATCTTTTCGTGTGTGTGCCTGACCGGCGGGGCGCTGGTGATCTATCTGGTGCCGAACATGCTCGATGCCTTCACCCTGATTACCACGGTATCGGCACTGCTGTTCATGTTTGTCTGGTCGATCATCCTGCTGTCGTACCTGGCGTATCGCAAGCAGCGCGACCCGTTGCACCAGGCGTCGAAGTACAAGATGCCGGGTGGCATCGTCATGTGCTGGGTCTGCCTGGCGTTCTTCGCCTTTGTCCTGGCGTTGCTGGCCCTGGAGGCCGATACCCGCATGGCGTTGTACCTGGTGCCGGTGTGGTTTGCCGTGCTGGGCCTGGCGTACCGGTCCATCCGCCAGAAAAAACAGGCGACAGCTCAGTTGTCGTTTGACGCTGATTGA
- the betA_1 gene encoding Oxygen-dependent choline dehydrogenase (*Name betA_1), producing MTKRYDYIIIGAGSAGCVLANRLSEDAGTSVLVLEFGGSDRSVLIQMPSAFSLPMNTKKYNWHYETVAEPHLDNRRLHCPRGKVLGGSSSINGLVYIRGHACDFDEWESLGAKNWSYRNCLPYFKRAEQYKFGGDDYRGGAGPLSTNNGNNMQNPLYGAWVEAGAEAGYIKTDDCNGYMQEGFGAMHMTVKDGVRWSTANAYLRPAMSRPNLTVITHAMTRRILLDGKRAVGVEYDQGGQTHKVMCNREVLVASGPIGSPHLLQRSGIGPAAVLKSAGIEVRHDLPGVGENLQDHSEIYIQYACKEPVTLNGKMNLLGKAMIGLRWLLFKDGLGASNHFEAGGFIRSSKGLRWPDIQFHFLPAAMRYDGDKPFKGHGFMVLTGPNKPKSRGHVRALSADPYQHPQIRFNYLESEEDREGFRRCVRLTREIIAQPAMDRYRGEELAPGPQVQTDEEIDAFVRANMESTMHPCGSCRMGEDDMAVVDSALRVRGLQGLRVIDSSVFPSEPNGNLNAPTIMLAERAADLVRGRQPLAPADVRVGLVEGWEQQQRSRKPVREMPVR from the coding sequence ATGACCAAGCGATACGACTACATCATCATCGGTGCGGGCTCGGCCGGCTGCGTGTTGGCCAACCGCCTCAGCGAAGACGCCGGCACCTCGGTACTGGTACTGGAGTTCGGCGGCAGCGACCGCAGCGTGCTGATCCAGATGCCCAGTGCGTTTTCCTTGCCGATGAACACCAAGAAGTACAACTGGCACTACGAGACAGTGGCCGAGCCGCACCTGGACAACCGGCGCCTGCACTGCCCACGGGGCAAGGTGCTGGGCGGCTCGTCGTCGATCAATGGCCTGGTGTACATCCGTGGCCATGCCTGTGACTTCGATGAGTGGGAAAGCCTGGGCGCAAAGAACTGGAGCTACCGCAATTGCCTGCCGTACTTCAAACGTGCCGAGCAGTACAAGTTTGGTGGCGATGATTACCGGGGCGGGGCGGGGCCGCTGTCGACCAACAACGGCAACAACATGCAAAACCCCTTGTACGGCGCCTGGGTGGAGGCGGGCGCCGAAGCCGGCTACATCAAGACCGACGACTGCAACGGTTACATGCAGGAGGGCTTTGGTGCCATGCACATGACGGTGAAGGACGGCGTGCGCTGGTCCACTGCCAATGCCTACCTGCGCCCGGCCATGAGCAGGCCGAACCTGACCGTGATCACCCATGCCATGACCCGGCGCATTTTGCTCGATGGCAAGCGGGCGGTGGGTGTGGAATATGACCAGGGCGGGCAGACGCACAAGGTCATGTGCAACCGCGAGGTGCTGGTGGCGTCTGGCCCGATTGGCTCGCCGCATTTGCTGCAACGCTCTGGCATCGGCCCGGCAGCGGTGCTGAAAAGCGCCGGCATCGAGGTGCGCCACGACCTGCCAGGGGTAGGCGAGAACCTGCAGGACCACTCGGAAATCTACATCCAGTATGCGTGCAAGGAGCCGGTCACCCTCAACGGCAAGATGAACCTGCTGGGCAAGGCCATGATCGGCTTGCGCTGGCTGCTGTTCAAGGACGGCCTGGGGGCCAGTAACCACTTCGAGGCGGGCGGCTTCATCCGCTCGTCCAAAGGCCTGCGCTGGCCGGACATCCAGTTTCACTTCCTGCCGGCAGCCATGCGCTACGACGGCGACAAACCGTTCAAAGGGCATGGTTTCATGGTGCTGACAGGGCCCAACAAGCCCAAGAGCCGCGGCCATGTGCGGGCGCTGTCGGCCGACCCGTACCAGCACCCGCAAATCCGCTTCAACTACCTGGAGAGCGAAGAGGACCGCGAGGGCTTCCGCCGCTGTGTACGGCTGACCCGCGAGATCATCGCCCAGCCGGCCATGGACCGTTACCGTGGCGAGGAACTGGCACCGGGGCCGCAAGTGCAGACTGACGAAGAAATCGACGCCTTCGTGCGCGCCAACATGGAAAGCACCATGCACCCGTGCGGCTCGTGCCGCATGGGCGAGGATGACATGGCGGTGGTCGACTCGGCACTACGTGTACGTGGCTTGCAGGGGTTGCGGGTAATCGACTCTTCGGTGTTCCCGAGCGAGCCCAATGGCAACCTAAACGCCCCGACCATCATGCTGGCCGAGCGTGCCGCCGACCTGGTGCGCGGGCGGCAGCCACTGGCACCGGCTGATGTGCGGGTTGGCCTGGTGGAGGGGTGGGAGCAGCAGCAGCGCAGCCGCAAGCCGGTGCGCGAGATGCCTGTCCGTTAA
- the styD_2 gene encoding Phenylacetaldehyde dehydrogenase (*Name styD_2), whose translation MDNKVKAYLQAFGVSEATQRFLSKPQRMFIGGAWLEASDGGSAEVVEPSTEGVLTRIPMGTADDLDRAVRAARAQFDGGAWRQLKPLERERLIHRLADLIETHGDELAQIEAIDMGKSVVQARAVDIQGTVDTLRYFAGWASKIHGRTVEPSLPGNYLAYTRKEAVGVVGAIVPWNFPLQTMAWKLGAALATGCTVVVKPAELTSLSALRFAELVQAAGIPDGVVNIVTGRGSVVGQAMSSHPGIDKLSFTGSTPVGCAVGKTAMDQMKRLTLELGGKSPVIVFADADIEAAAQAVANGVFFNSGQVCDAGTRAYVERSIYPAFLDALARYTATLKIAPGLDPDCFISPMVSQQQQQRVLDYIALGKAEGAQVHYGGAPLDGPGFYVQPTIFAHCRNDMRIVSEEIFGPVLVTQPFDTQEQALALANDSLFGLAAAIYSNDLGKVHGLIPQLRAGTVYVNAHSTLDPAMPFGGYKQSGYGKDLGAEQLEFLLETKAVWITLP comes from the coding sequence GTGGACAACAAGGTTAAAGCCTACTTGCAGGCCTTTGGTGTTTCCGAGGCGACCCAGCGTTTTCTCAGCAAACCGCAGCGCATGTTCATCGGCGGGGCTTGGCTGGAAGCCAGTGACGGTGGCAGCGCCGAGGTGGTCGAGCCTTCTACCGAAGGGGTACTGACGCGCATCCCGATGGGGACTGCGGATGACCTGGACCGTGCCGTGCGCGCCGCCCGTGCACAATTTGACGGTGGCGCCTGGCGCCAGCTGAAACCACTGGAGCGCGAGCGCCTGATCCATCGCCTGGCCGACTTGATCGAAACCCATGGCGACGAACTGGCGCAGATCGAAGCCATCGACATGGGCAAGTCGGTGGTACAGGCGCGTGCTGTCGACATCCAGGGCACGGTCGACACCCTGCGTTATTTTGCCGGTTGGGCCAGCAAGATTCATGGCCGCACCGTCGAGCCTTCGCTGCCGGGCAATTACCTGGCGTACACCCGCAAGGAAGCGGTGGGGGTGGTCGGCGCCATTGTGCCGTGGAACTTCCCGCTGCAAACCATGGCCTGGAAACTGGGCGCAGCGCTGGCCACCGGCTGCACGGTGGTGGTGAAACCGGCGGAGCTGACCTCGCTGTCGGCGCTGCGCTTTGCCGAACTGGTGCAGGCGGCGGGCATTCCCGACGGTGTGGTGAACATTGTGACCGGGCGCGGCAGCGTGGTCGGCCAGGCAATGTCTAGCCACCCGGGCATCGACAAGCTGAGCTTTACCGGCTCCACCCCGGTGGGTTGTGCGGTGGGCAAGACGGCGATGGACCAGATGAAGCGCCTTACCCTCGAACTGGGCGGCAAGTCGCCGGTGATCGTGTTTGCCGACGCGGATATCGAGGCGGCGGCGCAAGCCGTGGCCAATGGGGTGTTTTTCAATTCCGGGCAGGTGTGTGACGCCGGTACCCGTGCTTATGTCGAGCGCAGTATCTACCCGGCATTCCTTGATGCGCTGGCACGCTATACGGCGACCTTGAAGATTGCCCCAGGGCTGGACCCTGACTGTTTCATCAGCCCCATGGTGTCGCAGCAACAGCAGCAGCGGGTGCTGGACTACATCGCCCTGGGCAAGGCCGAAGGCGCGCAGGTGCACTATGGCGGCGCGCCGCTGGATGGCCCGGGCTTCTACGTGCAGCCAACCATCTTCGCCCACTGCCGCAATGACATGCGCATCGTCAGTGAGGAAATCTTCGGCCCGGTGCTGGTTACCCAACCGTTCGATACCCAGGAGCAGGCCCTGGCCCTGGCCAACGACTCGCTGTTCGGCCTGGCAGCGGCCATCTATTCCAACGACCTGGGCAAGGTGCACGGGCTGATCCCGCAGTTGCGCGCCGGCACCGTCTACGTCAATGCCCACAGCACGCTCGACCCGGCCATGCCGTTCGGTGGCTACAAGCAGTCGGGCTATGGCAAGGACCTGGGCGCGGAACAACTGGAGTTTTTGCTGGAGACCAAGGCGGTCTGGATCACCTTGCCCTGA
- the gcvP_2 gene encoding Glycine dehydrogenase (decarboxylating) (*Name gcvP_2), with protein sequence MNNPCIPLGTLDEFVARHIGPRDGDIETMLALTGHDSLDALIDSVIPASIKGSSVLELTPGQGEAEALAALKAIAANNQLYRNHIGQGYYPCHTPAPILRNLLENPAWYTAYTPYQPEISQGRLEALLNFQTLVSDLTGMEIANASLLDEATAAAEAMTFCKRLAKNKAPAFFASRHCHPQTLDVLRTRARPLGIEVVIGDEAALAGQPLEGYFGLLLQYPASTGGIVDHRALVQRAHAAGALVSVAADLLALTLLAPPGEWGADVVIGSAQRFGVPLGFGGPHAAYFATRDAFKRDMPGRLVGVSIDRFGKPALRLAMQTREQHIRREKATSNICTAQVLLANIASMYAVYHGPQGLAQIARRVHRLTAILVQGLRQLGHQVEQAHFFDSVSVVTARPLADVLAAANAARLNLRLIDDVRVGVALDETCEQDSVESLWQVFAGAGQALPDFAALAADGADCLPSVLLRDTPFLQHAVFNRYHCETELMRYLRRLGDKDLALDRSMIALGSCTMKLNAASEMIPITWPEFGALHPFAPASQSLGYRQLTDELEAMLCAATGYDAMSLQPNAGSQGEYAGLLAIRAYHASRGEAGRDVCLIPSSAHGTNPATAQMAGMQVVVVNCDERGNVDVADLQRKAEQHKAKLAALMITYPSTHGVFEDGIIGICDIIHACGGQVYLDGANMNAMVGLCAPGKFGGDVSHLNLHKTFCIPHGGGGPGVGPIGVKAHLAPFLPGHGHLPQQQGAVSAAPYGSASILPITWMYIRMMGGAGLKRASQLAILSANYIARRLEEHYPVLYTGENSLVAHECILDLRPLKDSSGIGVEDVAKRLIDFGFHAPTMSFPVAGTLMVEPTESESKEELDRFCAAMICIREEIRAVENGTLDKLDNPLKNAPHTARELVGEWPHSYSRELAVYPLADLRESKYWPPVGRVDNVYGDRNLACACPPLSSYQDA encoded by the coding sequence ATGAACAACCCGTGTATCCCGCTGGGCACGCTTGATGAGTTTGTCGCCCGTCACATTGGCCCGCGCGATGGCGATATCGAGACCATGCTGGCGCTGACCGGCCATGATTCGCTCGACGCGCTGATCGACAGTGTCATCCCCGCCAGTATCAAGGGCAGCAGCGTGCTCGAACTGACCCCAGGGCAGGGCGAGGCAGAGGCTTTGGCCGCCCTCAAGGCGATTGCCGCGAACAACCAGCTGTATCGCAACCACATCGGCCAGGGTTATTACCCTTGCCATACCCCGGCCCCGATCCTGCGCAACCTGCTGGAGAACCCGGCCTGGTACACCGCGTACACGCCGTATCAGCCAGAGATTTCCCAAGGCCGCCTGGAAGCGCTGCTGAACTTCCAGACCCTGGTCAGCGACCTGACCGGTATGGAAATCGCCAACGCCTCGTTGCTCGATGAGGCCACCGCTGCCGCCGAGGCCATGACGTTCTGCAAGCGCCTGGCGAAGAACAAGGCCCCGGCGTTCTTTGCTTCCCGCCATTGCCACCCGCAAACCCTCGATGTGCTGCGTACCCGTGCCCGCCCACTGGGTATCGAAGTGGTCATCGGTGATGAGGCAGCGCTGGCGGGTCAACCGCTGGAAGGCTACTTCGGCCTGCTGTTGCAGTACCCGGCCAGTACCGGTGGAATCGTCGATCACCGCGCCCTGGTGCAACGCGCCCATGCAGCTGGCGCGCTGGTTTCAGTAGCTGCGGACCTGCTGGCCCTGACTTTGCTGGCGCCACCGGGTGAGTGGGGGGCTGATGTGGTCATCGGCAGCGCCCAGCGCTTTGGTGTGCCATTGGGTTTCGGCGGCCCGCATGCGGCGTACTTTGCCACCCGCGATGCGTTCAAGCGCGACATGCCCGGCCGCCTGGTCGGCGTGTCCATCGACCGCTTCGGCAAGCCGGCACTGCGCTTGGCCATGCAGACCCGCGAGCAGCATATCCGCCGCGAAAAAGCCACCAGCAACATCTGCACCGCGCAAGTGCTGCTGGCCAACATCGCCAGCATGTATGCGGTTTACCACGGGCCCCAAGGCCTGGCACAGATCGCCCGGCGGGTGCACCGCCTGACGGCGATCCTGGTGCAGGGGTTGCGCCAGCTCGGGCATCAGGTCGAACAGGCGCACTTCTTCGACTCCGTCAGCGTGGTAACCGCCAGGCCGTTGGCCGATGTGCTGGCGGCGGCCAACGCTGCCCGGTTGAACCTGCGCCTGATCGATGATGTGCGGGTTGGCGTGGCGCTGGATGAAACCTGCGAGCAGGACAGCGTCGAATCCCTGTGGCAGGTGTTCGCGGGCGCCGGGCAGGCGCTCCCGGACTTCGCTGCTTTGGCTGCCGACGGTGCCGACTGCCTGCCCTCGGTGCTGCTGCGTGACACGCCTTTCCTGCAGCACGCGGTGTTCAACCGTTACCACTGCGAAACCGAGCTGATGCGCTACCTGCGTCGCCTGGGTGACAAGGACTTGGCCCTGGACCGCAGCATGATTGCCTTGGGCTCGTGCACCATGAAGCTCAACGCCGCCAGCGAGATGATCCCGATTACCTGGCCCGAGTTCGGCGCCCTGCACCCGTTCGCCCCGGCCAGCCAATCGCTGGGCTACCGGCAACTGACCGATGAGCTGGAGGCCATGCTCTGTGCGGCTACCGGTTATGACGCCATGTCGTTGCAGCCTAACGCCGGGTCCCAGGGCGAGTATGCTGGTTTGCTCGCCATTCGTGCCTACCACGCCAGCCGTGGCGAGGCCGGGCGTGATGTGTGCCTGATTCCGTCGTCGGCCCATGGCACCAACCCGGCCACGGCGCAGATGGCCGGCATGCAGGTGGTGGTGGTCAACTGCGATGAGCGCGGCAATGTCGATGTCGCCGACCTGCAGCGCAAGGCCGAGCAACACAAGGCCAAGCTGGCGGCCTTGATGATTACCTACCCATCGACCCATGGCGTGTTCGAAGACGGCATCATCGGCATCTGCGACATCATTCATGCGTGCGGCGGCCAGGTGTACCTGGACGGCGCCAACATGAACGCCATGGTCGGGCTGTGTGCGCCCGGCAAGTTCGGTGGCGATGTGTCGCACTTGAACCTGCACAAAACCTTCTGCATTCCCCACGGTGGCGGCGGCCCCGGCGTCGGCCCGATCGGCGTCAAGGCGCACCTGGCGCCGTTCCTGCCGGGGCACGGCCACCTGCCGCAGCAGCAGGGCGCGGTCAGTGCGGCGCCGTACGGCAGTGCCAGTATCTTGCCGATCACCTGGATGTACATCCGCATGATGGGCGGGGCAGGGCTCAAGCGTGCCTCGCAGTTGGCGATCCTCAGCGCCAACTACATCGCCCGGCGCCTGGAGGAGCATTACCCGGTGCTGTACACCGGCGAGAACAGCCTGGTGGCCCACGAGTGCATTCTTGACCTGCGCCCGCTCAAGGACAGCAGCGGCATTGGCGTCGAAGATGTGGCCAAACGTCTGATCGACTTTGGCTTCCATGCCCCGACCATGTCGTTTCCGGTGGCCGGCACGTTGATGGTCGAGCCGACCGAGAGCGAGTCCAAAGAGGAACTGGACCGCTTCTGCGCCGCGATGATCTGCATCCGCGAAGAAATCCGCGCGGTGGAAAACGGCACGCTGGACAAGCTCGACAACCCACTGAAGAACGCACCACACA